A window of Rhodothermales bacterium genomic DNA:
GGATCCGGTGATCCGTCGAACGTTCGCATCACCTGGCCAATCAAAAAGCCCATGACGCCTTCCTTGCCTCCAAGGAACTGGTCGACCTGGGATGGATTATCGTCCAGAGCTCTGTGAACGACCGGCAGCAGCGCGTCCTCGTCGGAGACCTGCAACAGGTTGCGCGCCTCGGCAATCCGGATCGGATCGTCGGGTTGCTCCAGCATCAAATCGAAGAGCTCCGAAGCCCCCGTCGAGCTGATTCGATCCTCGATTCGAAGTTCAATGAGCCGAGCGAGACGGACCGCGTCGATGGGAAAGGCTTTCATCGTAATTCCCTTCTCGTTCACTACGCGAAGCACATCAGACATCAAGAAGTTCGACACCTGCTTCGCGACGGTACTCTCGTCTGCAACCTCCGCCGATATCACCGCTCCATACACTTCGTCAAAATAGTCCGCCAGCTCGCGCTCCTCGGTAAGGATACCGGCGTCGTACTCCGGCAATCCGAGTGAACGAACCAGGCGTGTTCTTCTGGCATCCGGAAGATCGGGTAGCGACATCCGCGCGGCCTGAAGCATCTCGTCAGTGACCACAACAGGCACCAGATCCGGATCCGGGAAATAGCGATAGTCGTGAGCCTCCTCTTTCGATCGCATGGATCGCGTGGCTCCGGCATCGGCGTCCCATAGTCGGGTCTCCTGCACGACCCGCTCACCCGACCGCAGAATCCCCGCCTGCCGTTCTATCTCGAACTGGAGCGCGTTCTCCACATTCCTGAACGAGTTCATGTTCTTCACTTCCGTCTTCGTGCCCAGCACATCTTGCCCCGCGGGCCGGACGGATACATTCGCGTCGCATCTCAGCGAACCCTCCTCCATATTCCCGTCGCAGATTCCGAGATAGCGCACAATCTGACGAACACTCTGAAGAAACACGGCCGCTTCCCGGGGCGATCGCAGATCAGGCTCAGTGACGATCTCGATCAGTGGAACTCCACATCGATTGAAATCGAGAAGTGTAGCCTGGGGGCTCTGGTCGTGGATCGATTTCCCCGCGTCCTCCTCGAGGTGGATTCTCGTGATACCGATCCGACGCTGCGACCGTTCTGCACCTAATTCGACTTCGACGTCCAACCATCCATCATGGCAGATCGGATCTTCGTACTGTGAGATCTGATACCCTTTCGGGAGATCCGGATAGAAGTAGTGCTTGCGCGCGAATGTCGAGCGCGGCCGAATAGAGCAATGCGTGGCAAGGCCCATCCGGATCGTGAAGTCGAGCACACGCTCGTTGAGAACCGGAAGCGTTCCCGGGTGGCCAAGACTCACCGGGTCGACGTTCGTATTCGGCTCGGCGCCGTACGCGGCCGACTCCGGACTGAATGTCTTCGCATTCGTCGCGAGCTGGCAGTGAACCTCGAGTCCGATTACGGGCTCGTATGATTGAACGCTGCTTTCCTTCATAGTACCGCGGGTCCGGCTTCGACCTGACTTGTGTCGCTACCGGCCCTGCCGATCAGGCTGCAGAAAACTTCTTGAGTATCTCGGCTGCATGGTCGCCGACCTTCGGGCGTTTGAAGACGTGTATGATGATGCCCTTTTCATCGATCAGAAACGTGTGCCGCTTCGTCCCCATGAACTTGCGACCGTAGAGGGAACGTTCACCGTACACCCCGTACGCGTTGACGACTTTCTTGTCAACGTCGGCGATAAGCGGAAACGGTAGCTCGTACCGGCTTGCAAAGCTCTCGTGAGACTTGCGATCGTCGATCGAAACACCGACCACCGCAACGCCCGCGTCCAGAAGATCGCGATAGCCATCGCGAAGATTGCAGGCCTGTTTGGTGCATCCCGACGTGTTGTCTTTGGGATAGAAATAGAGTGCCAGCTTGCGACCTCGATAGTCTGACAATTTCACCTGGTTACCATCCTGCGTGGTACCCTTGAACATCGGCGCCTTCTGTCCTGCCTCGGGCGTCGTGAATTCTTTAGCCATTGTCGGTCATCGGTTTAGATGTGGAATGCATTTGATGGAGCAGCGAGCACCGGCCCGGCAGTCAGATGGCAGGGCCGATCGTGCGACACCGGCAGATCATCAAGATAACGTGCTCGATCGGGGCTGTTGTCGAGGTTTCTGCTAAACCAGCCCTGTTTACGCTAGTATTTGATCAGCGTTCGGAGACCCGCGGCCAGTTTGATTCTCGCCGAGTAGACCTCCTTCTCCAGATTCGGCGAGAACGGGATGGGCGTGTCTTCCGCTCCGATGCGCATCGGAGGTGCATCCAGGTACTCGAACGCCGCTTCGGAGATACGCGAGGAAATCTCCCCACCAAATCCCCCCGTCAGCGGTGCCTCGTGGAGTATCAGCATTCTTCCCGTCTTCCGGACAGAATTGATCACAGCTTCCGCGTCCCACGGGATGAGTGTCCTAAGGTCAATTACCTCCACCTCAACGCCCTGCGATGCCAGTTCAGCGGCCTCCTCGAGTGCCCAGTGTACTCCCAGGCCGTAGGTCACGACGGTGGCGTCGGTTCCTTGCCGTACGACGTGCGCCCGGCCCAGTTCGGTACCATAAAATCCATTCGGCACGGACCCTCTAACGGATCGATACAGGTGCTTGTGCTCGAAGAACAGCACGGGGTTGGGATCAAAGATCGCAGAGATCAACAGCCCTTTTGCATCGGCGGGAGTCGACGGGATCACGACCTTCAATCCGGGGACGTGACAGAACCAGGCCTCGACGCATTGCGAATGGAATGGTCCCGCACCGATGTTGCCACCGTAGGGAGCGCGAATCGTCACGTTCAGCGCCTGTCCCCATCGGAAATGAGTTGTAGCCAGGTTGTTGACGATCTGATTGAACCCGCACGAAATGAAATCCGCGTACTGGATCTCAAGAACCGGCTTCAGGTCACGGATGGCCATCCCCATCGTGGCGCCGACGGCTCCGCTCTCAATAATCGGCGTATTGAGCACGCGTTCGTACCCGAACTGCTCCAGAAAGCCTGCCGTCACTTTGAACACCCCGCCATACTCGGCAATGTCCTGTCCCAGCATCACGACGTCGTCGTCAGACGCCATGGCTTCGCGAAGCCCGTTCGATACCGCGTCGATGAATCGCATTTCGGATGCAGACGAATTGCGTGGTCCCGGAACGACCCTGCTGGCAGCGTACACGTCGGCACGTTCCGTCTCCGCGTCGCTGGTAACCAGCTCCTGGCTGAGCGCGAACTCGACAGCCTGATCGATACGAGACTCCATCGTGCGTCGAAGAATTTCGATCTCATCTTCCGTGAGAATCCCCTCTGCCAGAACAAGAGATCGCAGTCGATCGACGGGATCCTTCTTGCTCCAGTCCTCTATCAACGAGGGCGGAACGTACTTCGTGCCCGACGCCTCTTCGTGACCCCTCATTCTGAACGTCTTCATCTCCAGCAGCGTCGGTCCGTTGCCCTCGCGAGCCCGATCTGCCGCACGGCGCACCGCATCACACACCGCGAGGATGTCGTTGCCATCCACGGATTCGCCCGCCATTCCGTATCCGGCGGCCGCTGCTGCGAGGTCGGCTACCGCCATCGCCTCGGCGGTGGGCGTGGAGAGACCGTAGCCGTTATTCTCGATGACGAACAGCACGGGAAGACTCCAGGCGGCCGCGAGGTTCAACGCTTCGTGAAAGTCTCCCTCGCGAGACGATCCCTCTCCGATGAAGCACGCTGCGACAAAGCCTTCCTTCCGATATTTGGATGCGACGCCCAGACCACAGGCCACCGGTACCATCGCACCAACGTGCGAGATCATTCCAATGATGCGCTTGTGCTGGAGACCAAAATGAAATGTGCGATCTCGGCCCTTGGTAAACCCGCCGTCGCGTCCCAACAGCTGGGCGAATAAACGACGTAACGGAACTTCCCTCGTCGTCCACACACCCAGATTTCGGTGCATCGGAAGGATGTAGTCGTCATCTCGGAGCGACATGGTCACTCCCACAGCAATGGCCTCCTGACCAAAGCCACTAAACCATTTCGAGATGCGGCCCTGCCGAATCATCCGCAGCATCTTCTCCTCGATAAGACGCGGCAAGTAGAGCGACTCAAAGGTCGTCCTCAGATCGATATCGGTAGTCGTCCGACGCTCTGCCGTCATGCTTGCAGTTCTCGTGGTGTGGGATGGTGGAGTCGTGGGGATTCTGCTACCGGCCTTTCGCCGATAACGCAGTACGAATCGTCCTGAAGAGGATCTTCGAATCCATGCGAAGACTCATGTTTTCGATATAGAACAGGTCGTACTTCACCTTCTGTTGTACGTCGTCGAGCGTAGTATCGTACCGCCACTTGACCTGGGCCCAGCCGGTGATGCCTGGCTTGACCCGGTGGCGACGATTATAGAGCGGTATTTCTTCCGCCAGACGCGAGACAAAGTATGGGCGCTCCGGACGTGGGCCTACGAGACTCATGTCCCCCTTCAACACGTTCCAGAACTGCGGCACCTCGTCGAGCCGAGTACGCCGCAGCCAACGTCCGAAAGGCGTGTATCGCGGGTCGTCTTCAACTGCCCACACGGGACCGGTTGTCGCCTCAGCGTCCTTTAGCATCGTCCGGAACTTGTACATCGTGAATACCTTTCCGTCTCGTCCGACTCGTTCCTGACGATAAATCGCCGGACCCGTTGATGCTACACGCAGGGCAACACCGATCAGAATCCAGAGCGGGAGCGCAACGACCAGGACCAACAACGACACAACGATATCGAGCAGTCGTTTGGTGCTTTCCTCCCACGCCGGCATGGGTTCGGGCAACACCTCGATCAGAGGCAGGCCGTACATGTGTTCCGTCCTCGCCATCCCGCCAACGACCGAATAGAAGTCGGGCACGAGCTTCAACCGGACCGGCTTGCCGTCACATACCCGAAGTACCTCCATCAGCGCGTCAAGGTCCTCCGATCCCAGCGCGATGAGGACATCCTGAATCCCGAGGTCATCGATCATGCGAGGCAATGCCGCTATGGCCTCCACTGACGATCGCGTGGCCGGCTTTAACAGGACATCCGTATCCAGAACGCCCCCGCCTCCTCCGTCATGTCCGGAGTGTCCAGCTTCACCGTTCGCATCTCGATCCAGTCGCAGCGCGCCAAGAATGCTCA
This region includes:
- the gatB gene encoding Asp-tRNA(Asn)/Glu-tRNA(Gln) amidotransferase subunit GatB — its product is MKESSVQSYEPVIGLEVHCQLATNAKTFSPESAAYGAEPNTNVDPVSLGHPGTLPVLNERVLDFTIRMGLATHCSIRPRSTFARKHYFYPDLPKGYQISQYEDPICHDGWLDVEVELGAERSQRRIGITRIHLEEDAGKSIHDQSPQATLLDFNRCGVPLIEIVTEPDLRSPREAAVFLQSVRQIVRYLGICDGNMEEGSLRCDANVSVRPAGQDVLGTKTEVKNMNSFRNVENALQFEIERQAGILRSGERVVQETRLWDADAGATRSMRSKEEAHDYRYFPDPDLVPVVVTDEMLQAARMSLPDLPDARRTRLVRSLGLPEYDAGILTEERELADYFDEVYGAVISAEVADESTVAKQVSNFLMSDVLRVVNEKGITMKAFPIDAVRLARLIELRIEDRISSTGASELFDLMLEQPDDPIRIAEARNLLQVSDEDALLPVVHRALDDNPSQVDQFLGGKEGVMGFLIGQVMRTFDGSPDPRRVRELLASELERRRNR
- the bcp gene encoding thioredoxin-dependent thiol peroxidase, yielding MAKEFTTPEAGQKAPMFKGTTQDGNQVKLSDYRGRKLALYFYPKDNTSGCTKQACNLRDGYRDLLDAGVAVVGVSIDDRKSHESFASRYELPFPLIADVDKKVVNAYGVYGERSLYGRKFMGTKRHTFLIDEKGIIIHVFKRPKVGDHAAEILKKFSAA
- a CDS encoding dehydrogenase, encoding MTAERRTTTDIDLRTTFESLYLPRLIEEKMLRMIRQGRISKWFSGFGQEAIAVGVTMSLRDDDYILPMHRNLGVWTTREVPLRRLFAQLLGRDGGFTKGRDRTFHFGLQHKRIIGMISHVGAMVPVACGLGVASKYRKEGFVAACFIGEGSSREGDFHEALNLAAAWSLPVLFVIENNGYGLSTPTAEAMAVADLAAAAAGYGMAGESVDGNDILAVCDAVRRAADRAREGNGPTLLEMKTFRMRGHEEASGTKYVPPSLIEDWSKKDPVDRLRSLVLAEGILTEDEIEILRRTMESRIDQAVEFALSQELVTSDAETERADVYAASRVVPGPRNSSASEMRFIDAVSNGLREAMASDDDVVMLGQDIAEYGGVFKVTAGFLEQFGYERVLNTPIIESGAVGATMGMAIRDLKPVLEIQYADFISCGFNQIVNNLATTHFRWGQALNVTIRAPYGGNIGAGPFHSQCVEAWFCHVPGLKVVIPSTPADAKGLLISAIFDPNPVLFFEHKHLYRSVRGSVPNGFYGTELGRAHVVRQGTDATVVTYGLGVHWALEEAAELASQGVEVEVIDLRTLIPWDAEAVINSVRKTGRMLILHEAPLTGGFGGEISSRISEAAFEYLDAPPMRIGAEDTPIPFSPNLEKEVYSARIKLAAGLRTLIKY
- a CDS encoding sugar transferase codes for the protein MTRKLELAALVIVDALALNVANVLHYTVRFDWQWFGEPEIFPAGMPLVGLTLTVFWLFIFTFFGLYRERYADSRFDELVSLLKVVSIGILILVFAIYIDALAPGSTRLAILFYWLSVFVCIALGRVIVRSVQKSLLLRGYGTHNALIVGWSDRVESLYEEVARYPEAGLSILGALRLDRDANGEAGHSGHDGGGGGVLDTDVLLKPATRSSVEAIAALPRMIDDLGIQDVLIALGSEDLDALMEVLRVCDGKPVRLKLVPDFYSVVGGMARTEHMYGLPLIEVLPEPMPAWEESTKRLLDIVVSLLVLVVALPLWILIGVALRVASTGPAIYRQERVGRDGKVFTMYKFRTMLKDAEATTGPVWAVEDDPRYTPFGRWLRRTRLDEVPQFWNVLKGDMSLVGPRPERPYFVSRLAEEIPLYNRRHRVKPGITGWAQVKWRYDTTLDDVQQKVKYDLFYIENMSLRMDSKILFRTIRTALSAKGR